One region of Bacillus pumilus genomic DNA includes:
- a CDS encoding SMI1/KNR4 family protein, protein MKPFWNKDRESEETFKKINEKGIAKAEKKLGVILPDTYKKLILEQNGGYTLHNAFPTDQPNGWAEDHVSFDHLRGIAKDEGIMDSDYLIEEWELPEGLVLICGDGHTWIALDYRETKEHPPVHYFDLEDETDFKLADSFDELLAGHYTAEDSEEDGMSDEEWQAEYEKQNKPLSKEEVKDIFLTKDPEQLSKIANFQVEQIDDIKWIFSEVETYMDTLQNEEMLTTAGWAINTIFIMNDEMIKQHADVVEHARRFAKQLSQSEIDEMHNIAINISIAFEFDLEE, encoded by the coding sequence TTGAAACCATTTTGGAATAAAGACAGAGAAAGTGAAGAAACATTTAAGAAAATCAATGAGAAAGGCATCGCAAAAGCGGAAAAGAAGCTAGGCGTCATCCTGCCTGATACATATAAGAAACTGATTCTCGAACAAAATGGCGGGTATACACTGCATAACGCTTTTCCAACGGATCAGCCGAATGGATGGGCAGAGGATCATGTGTCATTTGATCATTTAAGAGGAATTGCCAAAGATGAAGGCATTATGGATAGTGATTATTTAATAGAAGAATGGGAATTGCCTGAGGGACTTGTGCTCATTTGTGGAGATGGTCATACGTGGATTGCATTGGATTACAGAGAAACAAAGGAACATCCGCCGGTTCATTACTTTGATCTAGAAGATGAGACGGATTTCAAATTAGCGGATTCGTTTGATGAATTGCTTGCGGGGCATTATACTGCAGAGGATAGTGAAGAAGATGGGATGTCAGATGAAGAGTGGCAGGCTGAATATGAAAAGCAGAATAAACCATTATCAAAAGAAGAAGTGAAAGATATCTTTTTAACCAAAGACCCTGAGCAGCTTTCAAAAATCGCGAATTTCCAAGTAGAACAAATTGATGATATCAAGTGGATTTTTTCTGAAGTAGAAACATATATGGACACCCTTCAGAACGAAGAAATGTTAACGACTGCTGGCTGGGCAATCAATACGATCTTTATAATGAATGATGAAATGATTAAGCAGCATGCTGATGTTGTCGAGCATGCACGTCGTTTTGCGAAACAATTGAGTCAATCAGAAATAGATGAGATGCATAACATTGCCATTAATATATCAATCGCATTTGAATTTGATTTAGAGGAATAA
- a CDS encoding tRNA dihydrouridine synthase, with translation MSKNFWRDLPRPFFILAPMEEVTDVVFRHVVSEAARPDVFFTEFTNSESYCHPDGIQSVKGRLTFTEDEQPIVAHIWGDKPENFRQMSIGMAELGFQGLDINMGCPVPNVTQNGKGSGLILRPDVAAELIQAAKAGGLPVSVKTRLGFTEVDEWRGWLRHILEQDIVNLSIHLRTRKEMSQVDAHWELIPEIKKLRDEVAPDTLLTINGDIPDRQTGLKLAEQYGVDGVMIGRGIFHNPFAFEKEPKDHTSDELLGLLRLHLDLHDQYSSLGLRPFKALHRFFKIYVKGFRGASFLRNQLMNTSSTDEVRAMLDEFEARNQEQS, from the coding sequence ATGAGTAAAAATTTCTGGCGTGATTTACCGCGGCCATTTTTTATATTAGCACCAATGGAAGAAGTGACAGATGTTGTGTTTCGTCATGTTGTGAGTGAGGCGGCGAGACCGGATGTGTTTTTTACAGAGTTTACGAACAGTGAGAGCTACTGCCACCCTGATGGCATTCAAAGTGTGAAAGGCCGCTTAACGTTTACAGAGGATGAGCAGCCGATTGTTGCTCATATTTGGGGAGACAAGCCTGAGAACTTTAGACAGATGAGTATTGGAATGGCGGAATTGGGATTTCAGGGGCTTGATATTAATATGGGCTGTCCTGTCCCAAATGTCACACAAAATGGGAAGGGCAGTGGCTTGATTCTTCGTCCAGACGTTGCCGCAGAGCTGATTCAAGCGGCAAAAGCTGGGGGATTACCTGTCAGCGTGAAAACAAGACTTGGTTTTACTGAGGTCGATGAATGGCGCGGATGGCTTAGACACATTTTGGAGCAAGATATTGTGAATTTATCGATCCATCTTCGCACAAGAAAGGAAATGAGCCAGGTGGATGCGCATTGGGAACTCATTCCTGAGATTAAAAAACTTCGTGATGAAGTAGCACCTGATACTCTTTTAACAATCAATGGTGATATTCCAGATCGTCAAACAGGCTTAAAGCTCGCTGAACAGTATGGAGTAGACGGCGTGATGATTGGGCGCGGGATTTTCCATAACCCATTTGCTTTTGAAAAAGAGCCGAAGGATCATACAAGTGATGAACTGCTTGGTCTTTTAAGATTACATCTTGACCTTCATGATCAATACTCATCACTAGGTTTGCGTCCATTCAAGGCACTGCACCGTTTCTTTAAGATTTATGTAAAAGGATTCAGAGGAGCGAGTTTCTTAAGAAATCAATTAATGAACACATCATCAACAGATGAAGTGCGTGCCATGCTGGATGAATTTGAAGCGAGAAATCAAGAACAATCATGA